In the genome of Candidatus Omnitrophota bacterium, one region contains:
- the acpP gene encoding acyl carrier protein, which produces MDIKDRAVKIIAEQLGVREEEVKDDARFVEDLGADSLDTVELVMELEEQFGIEIPDEDAEKAKTVKDVIDYINKKLIQEGKGYGSIV; this is translated from the coding sequence ATGGATATAAAAGATAGAGCGGTTAAAATTATAGCGGAACAATTGGGTGTAAGAGAGGAAGAAGTAAAGGATGACGCTAGGTTTGTAGAAGACCTCGGAGCCGATTCTCTTGATACGGTCGAGCTTGTAATGGAATTAGAGGAACAGTTCGGCATTGAAATTCCTGATGAGGATGCAGAAAAAGCGAAGACAGTAAAAGACGTTATAGACTATATAAACAAGAAATTGATACAAGAGGGCAAGGGATACGGGAGTATAGTATAG
- a CDS encoding response regulator, which produces MALKLLILEDDIILLNSLKDIYELMDYKVFATPKGDEALRIIEKERPHVVLCDLQLEDSPITGIEVLKQTSQKYPDIKVIVATGYGKDDSIVKVCDQYNPFMFLGKPIDFDKLSDTLQELAKNIK; this is translated from the coding sequence ATGGCTCTAAAGCTACTAATCCTTGAGGATGATATAATCCTGTTAAATAGCCTAAAAGATATATACGAACTGATGGACTACAAAGTTTTTGCTACACCAAAGGGCGATGAAGCCCTTAGAATAATCGAAAAGGAAAGACCTCATGTAGTATTATGTGATTTGCAGCTAGAAGATTCACCTATAACAGGTATTGAGGTATTAAAACAAACAAGCCAAAAATATCCAGATATAAAAGTCATCGTGGCAACGGGCTATGGCAAGGACGATAGTATTGTAAAAGTATGCGACCAATATAACCCCTTTATGTTCTTGGGTAAGCCAATAGACTTTGACAAACTTAGTGATACATTACAAGAATTGGCGAAGAATATAAAATAA
- a CDS encoding response regulator yields MSIPTILIVDDERDQLDNIKNYLELRIKGNFPSAINGEDAIEYIKNNPCDMMILDIRMPKKSGIEVLDIAKDMPMYKIVFTGWDSDQVFEACQSRGIDEYITKGSSLVELYDKVTKELKKRNQFFPLV; encoded by the coding sequence GTGAGTATTCCCACGATATTGATAGTAGATGACGAACGGGATCAGTTAGATAATATCAAAAATTATCTTGAATTGCGGATAAAGGGCAATTTCCCATCGGCCATAAATGGCGAAGACGCGATAGAATATATAAAGAATAATCCCTGCGATATGATGATTCTTGATATAAGGATGCCTAAAAAAAGCGGTATCGAGGTACTAGACATTGCTAAGGACATGCCCATGTATAAGATAGTCTTTACAGGATGGGATAGCGATCAGGTATTTGAGGCATGTCAGAGTAGAGGTATTGACGAATACATAACGAAGGGCAGCTCGCTAGTGGAACTTTACGATAAGGTGACAAAAGAGCTGAAAAAAAGAAATCAATTTTTCCCGTTGGTTTAG
- a CDS encoding ATP-binding protein, with translation MVSPLLNNKKKRIGLFQLFKEIFIAERLSREIEKSKQEMGKNLMALRGLSDPVARLKCLEETEKYFNKGKALMYEMKERQTFLPSFEARQDAALESELEDWGALISGLRIINKIAVEGYLHGDAIEKWTELLTYLGFNNPKVMISFTLRKLWKIIIIKDPVCRQLDDLPPDKIKKQQGIRKILERMGGKFYYKAAPSFGTRITVMLPSND, from the coding sequence ATGGTAAGCCCATTACTTAATAACAAGAAAAAACGGATAGGATTATTTCAACTTTTCAAGGAAATTTTTATCGCTGAAAGGCTTTCTCGTGAGATAGAAAAATCAAAGCAGGAAATGGGAAAAAACCTCATGGCTCTTCGAGGACTTTCCGATCCCGTTGCCCGCTTGAAGTGTCTAGAAGAAACCGAAAAGTATTTTAACAAAGGGAAGGCATTAATGTATGAAATGAAAGAACGCCAGACATTTTTACCTAGTTTCGAGGCACGACAAGATGCAGCTTTGGAATCAGAACTTGAAGACTGGGGCGCATTGATTTCCGGACTCAGGATAATAAACAAGATCGCCGTTGAAGGCTATCTTCACGGAGATGCTATCGAAAAATGGACGGAGCTTCTCACATACTTAGGTTTTAATAATCCAAAAGTTATGATATCTTTTACTTTAAGAAAGCTTTGGAAAATAATCATTATAAAGGATCCCGTGTGCCGCCAGTTAGATGACTTGCCACCCGATAAAATAAAGAAACAGCAAGGTATAAGAAAGATATTAGAGCGTATGGGAGGCAAATTCTATTATAAAGCCGCACCTTCTTTTGGCACTAGAATAACAGTTATGCTGCCTTCAAATGATTGA
- a CDS encoding beta-ketoacyl-[acyl-carrier-protein] synthase family protein, with the protein MKKRVVVTGLGVISSIGIGKNAFWDNLLKGKSGISEVASYDTSKHVTHKGGEIKNFNPEDFISKKRIRLIGRASQLAMSATKLALEDAQLSDGSISNYKTSVCLGTTMGEIQSVEKADHTWIKSGQKEVGNLALYQSPLNNIPSSVAMEFKLKGRNRIFTTACAAGNYAIGYGYDLLQFNESDIIVAGGSDSFSWIAFTGFNKVSATAPEKCQPFDKNRKGIIPGEGSGIVVLETLDQAKKRNAHIYAEILGYGLSCDAHHMTNPQAEGLASCMKNALKDAGLTPNDIDYISAHGTGTIFNDRAECAAIKQIFGDKKIPVSSIKSMLGHTMGAASAIEAITCCLVVENNIMPPTINYETPDPECDIDCVPNVSRKQTINIALNNGFAFGGNNACLVIKKFQN; encoded by the coding sequence GTGAAGAAAAGAGTCGTAGTTACTGGGTTAGGCGTTATTAGCTCTATAGGTATTGGCAAGAACGCCTTTTGGGATAATTTGCTAAAGGGAAAATCCGGTATCAGCGAGGTAGCGTCTTATGACACATCTAAACACGTCACGCATAAAGGCGGAGAAATAAAGAACTTCAATCCGGAAGATTTTATCTCCAAAAAGAGAATAAGGTTAATCGGCAGGGCATCACAACTGGCGATGAGTGCGACAAAATTAGCATTAGAAGACGCTCAGCTATCAGATGGATCTATATCTAACTATAAGACAAGCGTCTGCTTAGGCACCACTATGGGTGAGATACAATCTGTTGAGAAAGCCGACCATACTTGGATTAAATCGGGTCAAAAAGAAGTAGGCAATTTAGCTCTTTATCAGTCTCCCTTAAATAATATACCTTCATCTGTCGCGATGGAGTTTAAGCTAAAAGGACGAAACCGTATCTTTACCACCGCCTGTGCCGCAGGTAATTATGCCATTGGTTACGGATACGATTTATTACAGTTTAATGAGTCGGATATAATAGTGGCAGGAGGCTCTGATTCATTTTCTTGGATCGCGTTTACAGGGTTTAATAAGGTAAGTGCCACAGCGCCTGAGAAATGCCAGCCTTTTGACAAGAATAGAAAAGGTATTATTCCGGGCGAAGGATCAGGTATTGTAGTTTTAGAGACTTTAGACCAGGCGAAAAAGAGAAATGCCCATATATACGCAGAAATCTTAGGATATGGATTAAGCTGTGATGCGCATCACATGACTAATCCTCAAGCAGAAGGGCTTGCGTCTTGTATGAAGAATGCCCTTAAAGACGCAGGCTTAACTCCAAATGATATAGATTATATCAGCGCGCATGGGACAGGAACCATATTTAACGATAGGGCGGAATGCGCAGCCATAAAGCAAATCTTTGGCGATAAGAAAATACCAGTAAGCTCAATTAAATCTATGTTAGGTCATACTATGGGAGCGGCATCAGCTATTGAAGCTATCACTTGTTGCCTTGTAGTTGAAAATAACATAATGCCTCCAACAATAAATTATGAAACGCCTGATCCGGAATGCGATATTGATTGTGTTCCTAATGTTTCTAGAAAACAGACCATTAATATAGCCCTAAATAATGGCTTTGCTTTCGGCGGTAACAATGCTTGTCTTGTAATTAAAAAGTTTCAAAACTAA
- a CDS encoding acyl carrier protein — protein MPDSLEQEVKLILSRLTGLDVGEISDTANVVDDLGIDSLKIIEIATEIERTYKVAVKDSELGKLRTVKDAVSFLRELIARKNG, from the coding sequence ATGCCTGATAGTTTAGAACAGGAAGTTAAACTGATCCTTTCCCGATTGACAGGCTTGGATGTTGGAGAAATAAGTGACACCGCTAACGTAGTCGATGATTTGGGTATAGATTCCCTAAAGATAATAGAGATAGCCACAGAAATTGAGAGAACATACAAAGTTGCAGTCAAAGACAGTGAATTGGGTAAACTTAGAACAGTAAAAGATGCCGTTAGCTTCCTTAGGGAATTGATAGCGAGAAAAAATGGCTAA
- a CDS encoding ATP-binding protein: MNLFAVTSIACGVFCTILALVTLIFGRAKIHRILAFFNISVAIWGYGCFWVSRAASEPMALFGWRFGQSGGIFIATFFYHLVCIFCGLQRRIQLIAVYIWSMFFLYFCFFTNLLFAKTRFVYGIPYYNDATWLYASLVFSWLFIVCVSFFELLRFFPKTKGAKRIQTLYIIFGFLTGFVGGASTLILMFKIPIYPFGNITIPIYCLIATYAILRHHLMDVDVVIKKTVVFATLLTIIFGIFVGITFLIQQVIMGGRLLGAAISCLIIILAYRPIENFLIAITNKYLFQKKYDFYSQIIKPFIDDVATVLDIDEIVTRTIDLLEKLHPKYSDILLLNNDRYISHGAKDESAVRVIGKDSPISECLKSIKDILSIEDENDKKISEEIKNEMLSLKASLAVPLLIRDELIGIILLGKKKSDEYYTQGELTMLMDLARTEAIAIKNAQLTKEIAEKSEKKGIDKTSVGAAHQMKNILARLAASAKFVSTAIKVTESKEVTLEKAQSLLNVTKDSMQGILKEAEKGKRMLDAILYPAKVKEDFAELNVYAIVKQALEQSSRTKSKDVLERNISAPVITNGVSENLPHIIGNESLVEQILENLINNAFDAIMWRDSYLKPDGTYRGKITITAKDKGGNIAITIEDNGIGMKDDVKEKLFAGYFTTKSAERKGDGAGLYSMKDWIEQHKGKISFSSEYGKGTTFTVELPKEQEGFNGSKATNP; this comes from the coding sequence ATGAATTTATTTGCAGTAACAAGCATTGCTTGCGGTGTTTTTTGCACAATTTTAGCTCTTGTTACACTGATATTTGGCAGAGCGAAGATTCATCGCATACTAGCTTTTTTTAACATTTCAGTGGCTATATGGGGTTATGGTTGTTTTTGGGTTAGTAGGGCAGCTAGTGAGCCAATGGCGCTGTTCGGATGGAGGTTTGGTCAATCCGGTGGAATATTTATCGCTACCTTCTTTTATCATTTGGTATGTATTTTTTGTGGTCTGCAACGAAGAATACAACTTATTGCTGTGTATATATGGAGCATGTTTTTTCTCTATTTTTGTTTTTTTACAAATTTGCTATTTGCAAAAACACGTTTTGTTTATGGCATCCCTTATTATAACGATGCTACTTGGCTTTATGCCAGCCTTGTTTTTTCATGGTTGTTTATAGTATGCGTTAGCTTCTTTGAGTTATTAAGATTTTTCCCAAAAACAAAAGGTGCTAAACGCATTCAGACTCTTTATATAATTTTTGGATTTCTTACTGGATTTGTAGGCGGAGCCTCAACGCTTATCCTTATGTTTAAAATCCCTATTTACCCTTTTGGTAATATTACCATTCCTATCTATTGCCTCATAGCAACTTACGCAATTTTAAGACATCACCTCATGGATGTAGATGTTGTAATTAAAAAGACGGTTGTTTTTGCAACTTTACTTACAATAATCTTCGGCATATTTGTTGGAATAACATTTTTGATACAGCAGGTTATTATGGGAGGCAGACTTTTAGGGGCCGCTATAAGTTGTTTGATTATAATTCTTGCGTATAGGCCAATAGAAAATTTTTTAATTGCCATTACCAATAAATACCTTTTTCAAAAAAAGTATGACTTTTATAGCCAAATAATAAAACCTTTCATAGATGATGTCGCTACGGTGTTGGATATCGACGAAATTGTTACTAGAACCATAGATTTATTAGAGAAACTTCATCCTAAATATTCAGATATTCTTCTATTAAACAATGACAGATATATATCGCACGGTGCTAAGGATGAAAGCGCAGTCCGGGTTATTGGAAAGGACTCACCGATCTCAGAATGCTTGAAGTCAATAAAAGATATTTTATCCATTGAGGATGAAAATGACAAAAAAATAAGCGAAGAAATAAAAAACGAAATGCTTAGCCTTAAGGCTAGTTTAGCGGTGCCGTTATTAATTCGCGATGAACTTATAGGTATTATCCTTTTGGGTAAGAAAAAATCAGATGAGTATTATACTCAAGGAGAGTTAACTATGCTCATGGACTTGGCGCGCACAGAAGCGATTGCCATAAAGAATGCCCAACTTACCAAGGAGATAGCGGAAAAAAGTGAGAAGAAAGGTATTGATAAAACTTCTGTTGGAGCGGCTCATCAGATGAAAAACATATTAGCGAGACTCGCCGCCAGTGCTAAATTCGTATCTACCGCTATAAAGGTTACGGAGTCGAAAGAGGTAACTCTTGAAAAAGCACAGTCTTTACTAAACGTAACAAAGGATAGTATGCAGGGGATATTAAAGGAAGCAGAAAAAGGTAAGCGTATGCTCGATGCTATCCTTTATCCCGCGAAGGTCAAGGAAGATTTCGCCGAATTGAATGTTTACGCAATCGTAAAACAAGCGTTAGAACAGTCCTCTCGCACAAAATCAAAAGACGTCTTGGAGCGAAATATCTCAGCACCTGTTATAACCAACGGCGTCTCAGAAAACCTCCCTCACATAATAGGGAATGAAAGCTTGGTAGAGCAGATCCTTGAAAACTTAATAAATAACGCATTCGATGCCATAATGTGGAGAGACTCTTATTTAAAACCGGATGGCACATACAGAGGTAAGATAACCATTACAGCTAAAGACAAAGGCGGAAATATTGCTATAACCATCGAAGATAATGGCATAGGCATGAAGGATGATGTAAAAGAAAAGCTCTTTGCAGGGTACTTTACCACAAAGTCAGCGGAGCGTAAGGGCGACGGAGCAGGTTTATATTCTATGAAGGACTGGATAGAACAACATAAGGGCAAGATTTCGTTTTCTTCAGAATACGGCAAAGGCACTACCTTTACAGTAGAACTTCCAAAAGAACAGGAGGGCTTTAATGGCTCTAAAGCTACTAATCCTTGA
- a CDS encoding response regulator has protein sequence MIKFLVVDDETGVSHQIKEFLIQRGYHAMAATSGPEAIALIKKEKPNIIVLDIIMEGMTGIDVLRQAKKINPKIRVIMLTAVEDDKTRQTCMDLGASAYIIKPYNFDDVLKAAHKLINEIYEEETK, from the coding sequence ATGATAAAATTCTTAGTTGTAGATGATGAAACAGGAGTATCGCATCAAATAAAAGAATTCCTAATACAGCGAGGCTATCATGCTATGGCCGCCACTAGTGGTCCCGAAGCCATTGCGCTCATTAAAAAAGAAAAGCCCAATATCATTGTATTAGATATTATTATGGAAGGCATGACAGGGATAGATGTTCTGAGACAGGCCAAAAAAATAAACCCAAAAATACGTGTTATCATGCTTACCGCGGTGGAAGATGATAAGACTCGTCAAACCTGTATGGATTTAGGGGCTTCAGCTTATATAATTAAACCCTATAACTTTGATGATGTTCTCAAAGCGGCGCACAAGCTGATAAATGAAATATACGAGGAGGAGACAAAGTGA
- a CDS encoding NAD(P)/FAD-dependent oxidoreductase has product MSSHKYDYDAIIIGAGISGLVCGCYLAKAGLKTLIVEKNVKPGGYCTSFSRNGFYFDACAHSLGSLRNDGIIRQVIKGLDIESRIKIHRHDPQDIIISPDHNISFWNKLDKTINELGNAFPKESKNIKTFLTYLDNSKGLASAQLRNRTLKDLLDEYFNDIKLKAFFSVLILGNLGLPASLISAFTAAKFYKEFIIDGGYYPEGGMQAFSDILSKRFKEYGGDLSLSSLVTRVKLKDKKVEGVEVWDKDFITSKYVISNCDSLLTFQNLIGEEIIGKEIINKLSLLSHSLSMFILYLGIDGKLNSLPKPGVNMWLLPNYDIEDMYDRAKKGMINNSTWLMMRVMPDQKSITMFINSSFKDIGYWRTEKHKLIKSFIKRLEFITPDLSKHIVLSDAATPYTLYKWTLNHEGASYGWESLPTQFAVPGLSQTTPIKNLYLTGHWTTLAQGIPGVVYLGRDTAQIITRREKKSL; this is encoded by the coding sequence ATGTCATCCCATAAATATGATTATGATGCAATAATTATTGGTGCAGGTATTAGTGGGCTTGTATGCGGATGTTATTTGGCGAAAGCTGGACTGAAGACGTTGATTGTTGAAAAGAATGTCAAGCCCGGTGGCTATTGTACCTCATTTTCGCGCAATGGATTTTATTTCGATGCGTGTGCTCATTCTCTAGGTAGCTTACGCAACGACGGTATCATTAGGCAGGTTATTAAAGGGTTAGATATAGAGTCAAGAATCAAAATACATAGACATGATCCGCAGGACATTATTATATCGCCGGATCATAACATTTCTTTTTGGAATAAACTTGATAAAACGATTAACGAGTTAGGGAATGCTTTTCCAAAAGAAAGCAAAAATATAAAAACCTTTTTAACTTATTTAGACAATTCTAAAGGGTTAGCGAGTGCACAACTGAGAAATAGAACATTAAAAGATCTATTAGACGAATATTTTAATGATATAAAATTGAAGGCGTTTTTCTCTGTGCTTATTTTAGGAAATTTAGGATTGCCAGCATCTTTAATTTCAGCATTTACGGCTGCCAAGTTTTATAAGGAATTCATTATAGATGGTGGTTATTATCCAGAAGGTGGCATGCAAGCATTCTCTGACATTCTATCCAAGAGATTTAAAGAGTATGGAGGTGACCTATCTCTGTCTAGCCTAGTTACTAGAGTAAAGCTGAAAGATAAGAAAGTAGAAGGAGTAGAAGTATGGGATAAAGATTTTATAACTTCAAAATATGTAATTTCAAATTGCGATTCCCTTCTAACTTTCCAAAATTTGATTGGAGAGGAAATAATCGGTAAGGAAATAATAAATAAGCTTAGCTTACTCAGTCATTCCTTATCCATGTTTATTTTATACTTGGGAATAGATGGGAAATTAAATTCTTTGCCTAAACCCGGTGTTAATATGTGGTTACTGCCCAATTACGATATAGAGGATATGTATGATAGGGCTAAAAAAGGTATGATAAATAACTCTACGTGGCTCATGATGCGTGTTATGCCAGATCAAAAAAGCATTACGATGTTCATTAATTCGTCATTTAAAGATATAGGATACTGGAGAACTGAAAAGCATAAACTAATAAAAAGTTTTATTAAGAGACTTGAATTTATAACACCTGATTTATCGAAGCATATTGTATTAAGCGATGCTGCAACGCCATATACATTGTATAAATGGACATTAAATCACGAAGGAGCTTCTTATGGTTGGGAGAGTTTGCCTACCCAATTTGCCGTTCCTGGCCTATCTCAGACAACACCCATAAAGAATTTATATTTGACAGGACACTGGACTACCTTAGCACAAGGCATACCAGGAGTTGTATATTTGGGGCGTGACACAGCACAGATTATTACAAGAAGAGAAAAGAAGAGCCTATGA
- a CDS encoding XRE family transcriptional regulator, whose product MKIGDNIKKIRKAQGLKRSDLVKKLRFTYGENALGYRTIQRIERGENLKDRLSSLLQLAYVLGVDLNQFYKSTEYEDKAQLEEAAKEICITKPKARGGTFRYNDRAVLEIVSPKNSGYMSMLMELEPNSKTKQEQDPEATIKFMFVIAGEITIVVEELERTLSKGDSVQINSHRPHHFENRSKKKSLAILYQNPKRF is encoded by the coding sequence ATGAAAATCGGTGATAACATAAAAAAAATACGGAAAGCACAAGGACTAAAACGTTCTGACTTAGTAAAGAAACTTCGCTTTACTTACGGCGAGAACGCGTTGGGATACCGTACTATTCAGAGGATAGAGCGCGGTGAGAACCTGAAAGATAGGCTCTCTTCCTTATTGCAGCTTGCCTATGTTCTAGGTGTAGACTTAAATCAATTCTATAAAAGCACAGAATACGAGGATAAAGCGCAGTTAGAAGAAGCGGCCAAGGAGATCTGCATAACGAAGCCCAAAGCCAGGGGCGGAACATTTAGATATAATGATAGGGCTGTCCTAGAAATTGTCTCCCCGAAGAATAGCGGCTATATGTCAATGCTCATGGAGCTTGAGCCGAATTCCAAGACAAAGCAGGAACAGGATCCTGAAGCAACCATAAAATTTATGTTTGTTATAGCGGGTGAAATAACGATTGTAGTAGAAGAGCTTGAAAGGACGCTATCTAAGGGAGATTCCGTTCAGATAAATAGCCACAGACCGCATCATTTCGAGAATAGATCCAAAAAGAAATCTCTTGCCATATTGTATCAAAATCCGAAGCGGTTCTAA
- a CDS encoding beta-ketoacyl synthase N-terminal-like domain-containing protein, with amino-acid sequence MAKDKRIVITGIGPITSIGIGKEALWGSLLEGRTNIKLEESRIDGELWDKYYFHKVDGFDITKFGINKELLDWVKDWKEGDEIVDLYYMIAAIKLALDDSGLDYKPYEENDFGLVLTHENMGLIPFLSKVSDRAFNILKDKSKDLSKKEFYDKLYKDCIRSGYDVQPFMTLFHIAKVFNVRQHSLFICNACASGLYGIETASEMIKNGQNSTVIVAASDYPDIYKYIWFRDLGIYSKDGVMKPFSKDSKGLAFGDGGIAIVVEELEHAKKRNAPIYAEYLGGGFSLEGWQVTVPKVGSDSYQRAISKAFKQSGVDKKEIDLLCPHGIGSHVIDYYESKAITDTFGVKSNKPLITAFKPYVGHNLGGSALLETAILLLSLKNETIIPTLNSDNTNPAYNISLVREKIDKKLKMVMKICAAFAGYNAAAIFRRLD; translated from the coding sequence ATGGCTAAAGATAAAAGAATTGTTATAACTGGTATAGGCCCCATAACTTCTATAGGTATTGGCAAGGAAGCTTTGTGGGGAAGTTTGCTTGAGGGCAGGACTAATATAAAGCTGGAAGAATCTCGTATCGACGGAGAGTTATGGGATAAGTATTATTTTCATAAAGTTGATGGCTTTGATATAACTAAATTCGGAATTAATAAGGAGTTATTAGACTGGGTTAAGGATTGGAAAGAGGGCGATGAGATCGTAGATCTATATTATATGATTGCTGCGATAAAGTTAGCACTTGACGATAGCGGCTTAGACTATAAACCATATGAAGAAAATGATTTTGGGCTTGTCTTGACTCATGAAAATATGGGATTAATACCATTTCTGTCTAAAGTAAGTGACCGCGCTTTTAATATACTAAAAGATAAGTCGAAAGACTTGTCAAAGAAAGAATTCTATGACAAGCTTTATAAGGATTGTATAAGAAGTGGTTATGATGTTCAGCCCTTTATGACTCTTTTTCACATAGCCAAAGTTTTTAACGTGCGGCAGCATTCATTATTTATATGTAACGCCTGCGCTTCTGGTTTATATGGTATTGAAACAGCGAGTGAAATGATAAAGAATGGTCAAAATTCTACCGTTATAGTTGCGGCTTCAGACTATCCGGATATATATAAATATATTTGGTTTAGAGACTTAGGTATTTATTCTAAGGATGGTGTTATGAAACCATTCTCAAAAGATAGTAAAGGTTTGGCGTTTGGAGATGGGGGAATTGCCATCGTCGTAGAAGAATTGGAGCACGCAAAGAAAAGAAACGCCCCAATATATGCTGAATATTTAGGTGGCGGTTTTTCTCTTGAGGGATGGCAGGTAACAGTCCCTAAGGTTGGTAGCGACTCATATCAGCGAGCCATATCAAAAGCCTTTAAACAAAGCGGCGTTGATAAAAAAGAAATAGATCTTCTTTGTCCACATGGCATAGGGTCGCATGTTATAGATTATTATGAGTCTAAAGCAATTACGGATACTTTTGGGGTAAAATCGAATAAACCTCTTATTACAGCCTTCAAGCCGTATGTAGGCCATAATTTAGGTGGGAGTGCTTTGCTAGAAACAGCAATCCTGTTGCTTTCGCTAAAAAATGAAACGATTATACCTACTTTAAATTCTGACAATACGAATCCGGCATATAATATAAGTTTGGTGAGAGAAAAGATTGATAAAAAATTAAAAATGGTTATGAAAATATGTGCGGCATTTGCTGGTTATAATGCGGCGGCGATATTTAGGAGACTTGATTGA
- the fabZ gene encoding 3-hydroxyacyl-ACP dehydratase FabZ, with translation MITLDINQIKNLIPQRYPILLIDKIIDLEPGKRVVAIKNVSINEPFFEGHFPDEPIMPGTSIIEAMAQASTFLVYKPEKKEQKLNFYLGVVKDTRFFKTVLPGDELKIISEAVRVTEDNVYAKVKATVKDETISTGEFVFVRRKV, from the coding sequence ATGATAACCCTTGATATTAATCAGATAAAGAACCTTATACCGCAGAGGTATCCTATTCTCTTGATTGATAAAATCATAGATTTGGAGCCGGGAAAACGTGTGGTTGCCATTAAAAACGTGAGCATTAACGAACCATTTTTTGAAGGGCACTTTCCTGATGAGCCAATTATGCCAGGAACATCAATTATTGAAGCTATGGCACAAGCATCAACATTTTTGGTCTACAAGCCTGAAAAAAAAGAGCAAAAGCTAAACTTCTATTTAGGTGTCGTAAAAGATACCAGATTCTTCAAAACAGTTTTACCTGGGGATGAGCTAAAGATAATATCTGAGGCGGTTAGAGTTACGGAAGATAATGTTTATGCAAAGGTAAAAGCAACCGTAAAAGATGAGACTATTTCTACAGGTGAATTCGTGTTTGTCAGGAGAAAAGTGTGA